The DNA region CGTCCGCTGGCGACCGCCTCGCGGACGAACTCCGGGTCCCGGTTCTCGCGCTCGGCGACTCGCTTCACGGCGTCCGTCAGCTCTCCGCTTCGCGCACGCTGTAGTTGTGTCATCGATTACCAAGTGGTATCATCCGGTGATAAATTCTGGGTATCGACCGGCCGGTCGAAGCGGAACGAACGTCGAGAAAACGCCAATCGTGGGAGTGCTCACCGACGACACATTCGAAAGATCCCCGAAACGAGGTGGTTCGTCGGCTTCTCGACTTTGTATCGTCGTATCTCGTTTATAGGGTGCTCACCGAGCGTCGACGAACGCCTCGATGCGGTTCATCGCGGTCCGCAACTCGTCGAGACCCGTCGCGTAGGAGATGCGGAGATGGCCCTCGCCACCGGTTCCAAAGACGCTCCCCGGGACGACAGCCACGTCTTCCTGGCGAAGCAACTCTTCGGCGAAGCGCTCGTCGTCGCCGCCACAGTATGGGAAGGCGTAGAACGCGCCCCGAGCCTCGAAGCACTCTACACCCATCTCGTCGAACCGCGAGAGGACGAACCGGCGGCGGCGGTCGTACTGATCGCGCATCTCGACGACCGCCTCGCCGCACGACTGCAGCGCCTCCAGCGCGGCGTACTGCGCCGTCGTCGGCGCCGAGAGCATCGAGTACTGGTGGATGCGGTTCATCGCCCGAATCGCCTCCGGCGGTCCCAGCGCGTAGCCGAGACGCAGCCCCGTCATCGCGTATGCTTTCGAGAACCCGTTGAAGACGACCGTTCGCTCACGCATACCGGGGAGCGTCGCGATGGAGGTGTGTTCACCTTCGTAGGTAAGCGCGGCGTAAATCTCGTCCGACAACACCATCAGGTCGTGTTCGACGGCGAACTCCGCCACCTCGGCGAGTTCGGAGCGACTCATCGTCGCCCCTGTGGGGTTGTTCGGATAGCAGAGCATCAACACCTCGGCGTCCTCCGCCCCGGCGTTCGCCAGGTCCTCGTAGGTGAGCGCGAAGTCGTTCTCCGGGCGCGTCGGCACGGCGAGGGGGTCGCCCCCGGCGAAGACGACGCCCGGAACGTAGGAGATGTACGACGGCTGGTGGACGGCGACGCGGTCGCCGGGGTCGACGAACGCTCGCATCGCCACGTCGAGCGCCTCGCTCGCGCCGGTGGTCACGAGAATCTCCTCGTCGGGGTCGTAGTCGAGGTCGTAGCGCCGGACGTGGTCGGCGATCTCGGCGCGGAGCTCGCGCATGCCACGGTTCGCCGTGTACGACGTTCGGCCGCGTTCGAGCGAGTCGATGGCGGCCGTTCTGGCGGCCCACGGCGCGCTGAAGTCCGGTTCGCCGACGCCCAGCGAGATGACCTCCTCTTTCTCCTCGGCGAGTTCGAAGAAGCGCCGAATCCCCGACGGCGGGACGCGCTCGACCCGGTCGGCGATTCTCATGGCGAGATGGAGAGGCGGTCATCGTCGTCCTTCTCGCCGAAGGAGACGCCGCGTTCTTTGTACGTCTCCATGACGAAGTGCGTCACCGTCTGGGTCACTTCGGGAATCGGCGCGATCTGCTCGGCGACGAATCGCGAGACGTCGTGCATCGAGTCGCCTTCGACGCTCACGGCGAAGTCGTAATCGCCGGAGATGAGCCGCAACGACGCGACCTGTGGGAACTTGGCGATTCGCTGCGAGATGTCGTCGTATCCGGTCTCCCGGTCGAGTTCGACGTTGAGTTCGATCTCGGCTTGCACGTGTTCTTCGTCCAGTCGGCTCCAGTCCACGATGGCCTGGTAACCGCGGACGACGCCGTCGGTTTCCAACGACTCGATACACTCTTCGACGGTTTCCTCGTCGAGTCCCGTCTGTCGGGCGAGGTCGGTAGTGTCTTCGCGAGCGTTCGACAAGAGGAGTTCAAGAATCTCCCGTCTGTCGTCCATAGGCCTCCGTTATCGGCGTCGGTCAAAGGGTTTGCCCACGACGCAATGAACGATATACCGATATATGGAATGCGCTCGTTGCCTCTCGAACTCGGTCGAGTCGACTCCCCGTCCTCCTCGATGCTCCCTCGGTCGTAATCGGAGTTCGTCGACCGAGTTCTGACTCCTTCGTCACCTCTATGCGCCAAGATTTACTATACGAAGGCGATGCACACACCTGACGGATTTCTCCATCCCTGGATGGCAGGTGCGTTTCTCGAACTCTCCGGAGTCGTACTGACGTACGCTGCGCACCGCTCGCGCGCGCAACTCACCGAACACCGGATTCGACTGTTCGGCGTCGTCGCGGGGGCGGTGTTCGCCGCGCAGATGCTCAACTGGCCCATTCCCGGCGGAACGAGTGCTCACTTCGTGGGTGGCGCGTTCGCGGCGGTCGTCCTCGGCCCGCATCTCGGCGCGCACTCGCGGTCGGCATCGCCGTCGCCGTGCAGGCGTTCGTCTTCGGCGACGGCGGCATGCTCGCCGTCGGGGCGAACGTCTGGAACATGGCTATCGTCGAAGCCTACGTCGGCTACGGCGTCTACCGACTGCTCGCGCCGCGAAGTGAGTCGCTCGCGATGGTCGTCGGTGGCTGGGTCGGTATCGCCGCCGCGGCCGCGTCCGCGAGCGTCCAGATGGGACTCTCACCCGCGTTCGGTGGCGAACTGCTCGCGGTCATGACGGTGATGGTGGCCGGTCACGCCGCTCTCGGCGTCGGTGAAGGCGTGCTCACCCTCGTCGGTGTGCGGTTGCTCAACCGCGCCGGTGTCGAGCGGGAGACCGTCCTCACGGGAGGAGTTCGAGCGTGAGCGCGGAGTCGTTGCGGCACTCCGAGTGGCAAAGGCGCTCGCTCGTCGGGCTGTTCGGACTCGCCGTGCTCGCGCCCGCCTTCGGGTGGGCAGCGTCGAAAACTGGCTACGCCGAACCGATGGAGAACGCGGCGGAGGCGGTCGGTGCCGCATCCGCGCCGACGACCGCGAGTATCCTGTCGGGGTACACGCTCCCGGGAGCGGGTCCGCACGTCGGAACCTTCGGCGCGGCGCTCCTCGGCACTACGCTGACGCTCGGACTCGCGGTCGGATTCGCCCGCCTGCTGGCGAAAACGGAGTGAACGGCGGGTCGAAGCAGTTCACCGACACGCGGTCGGTTGTCGATCGTTTTCGATCGTTTTCGACCATTGTCGACCATTGTCGGTCGATTGCCGGACGGTTGCCGGTTCGGACCCCGTCGTCTCCGAGACCGACTCCGAAGCGAGACAGACCCCGTCGCGAATCGGTCACGCGCGGAGGTAGTCCGCAACAGTCGGAACACCGCTTTTCACCGGATTCGTGGTAGTCGCCGTATGACGACCACGGCCGAACTCGTCGACTTCGCGCTCGACTTATCGTACGACGACCTCTCCGAGGAGACGCGAGACGCGCTGAAACGCCGCATTCTCGACTCCGTCGGTATCGCCGTCGGCGCGATGGGTTCCGAGACCACCGAGAAGATTCGAAGGACCGTCGAGTCGATGAACGACGACGGGGGGTGTCGCCTCTGGGGGAGCGACCGGTACGCGTCGCCACCGGACGCGGCGATGCTGAACACGGCGCTCGTCCGGTATCTCGACTACATGGACTCGTATCTCGCCCCCGGTGAGACGCCGCACCCGAGCGACAACATCGCCGCCGTACTGGCGTGCGGCGAACTCGCCGATGCGTCGGGCGAGGAACTGTTGACCGCTATCGGCGTCTCCTACGAGGTCCAAGGCGCACTTGGCTACACCGCCCCGGTTCGCGCCAGAGGATGGGACCACGTCACGCACACGGTGATTTCGGCCGCCGCAGGCGCGGCGAAGATCCTCGGCCTGGAACGCGAGCAGTTCCGAAACGCCATCGGCATCGCCGCGACGGCGCACAACGCGCTCCGGGTGACGCGCACCGGCGGGATCAACGAGTGGAAAGGCGTCGCCTCGGCCAACGCCGCGCGCAACGCCGTCTACTCGGTACTCCTCGCGCGCGACGGTCTCGAAGGACCGGTCGACGTGTTCGAGGGACAGAAGGGCTGGAAGCAGGTCATTTCGGGCGAGTTCGAGGTGGAGTACACGCCCGCCGAGCGCGTCCACGACGTGATGGCCAAGAAGTACGTCGCCGAGACGTACGCGCAGTCGGCCATCGAGGCCGTTGTCGAACTCACCGCGGTGGAGGATATCGACCCGACCGACATCGACGCCATCCGTCTCGACACGTTCGCCGGGGCGAAACTCATCATCGGCGGCGGCGAAGGGAGTCGCTACGAGGTCGAGCGGAAAGCGCAAGCCGACCACTCGTTACCGTATATGCTCGCCGTCGCCGCTCTCGACGGCGAGGTGACCACGGCGCAGTACACACCCGAGCGAATCGGGGAAGGCGACGTACAGCGCCTGTTGCAGCGGGTCGAAGTCCGGGAGGACCCCGAACTCACCGACCGGTTCGAGACGGGCGAGATGCCCGCAGTCGTCGAACTCGACGTCGGCGACGAGACGTACCGAATCGAGAGAGACGAGTTCCCCGGTCACCCGAACGACCCGATGCTGTGGGCGCAGGTGACAGAGAAGTTCGAGACGATGACGCGCGAACGATACGAGGCGGACCACCGTCAGCGTATCGTCGAGACGGTTCGGACGCTGGAGGACGCCGACGCAGCCGAACTCGTCTCGCTTCTCGACTGACGCGGACGGACGACTCTGGCGACGGCGGCGCACTCGCGCGCTGAGGCTATCTCCGCGCACGACCTACTTCCAAGATAGTGGTACACCATGTCACAGGCATACCCCTTTCGGATGCCGACCGAGACAGGCTCACGGGTCTGGACCGCGTCGGTGCTGGCGGGCCTCGTCGCCGGAATCGCGATGGGGCTCGTCATGCAGTTCGTCATGAACGCCATGCCCCTCATCGGGGCGTTGATCGGACAACCGACCGTCGTCGGCGGGTGGGTTCTCCACCTCGTCATCAGCGTCGTCTTCGCGCTGGCGTTCGCGGCGATAGTCACGCGAACGTCGCTGTCGCGCTACGGTCGAACGACCCTCGGGATGGTCGGACTCGGACTCGCCTACGGCGCGGTTCTCACCGTCGTCGCCGGGTGGTTCGCGCTGCCCATCTGGGCGAACGCAGTCGGTGCAGGGCCGCTCCCCGTTCCCCTGCTGATACCGATGGGCGTGGTCACGCACCTGCTCTACGGAGCCGTCCTCGGCGGCGTCTACGCGTACGCTCGGGGAACGACTGAGTCGACGCCGACGGAAGAAGCGGAGATCCCGGCCTGAGCGACGGCCTCTCTTTTCTCCACGCGACTGAACCGATTCCTAACACGACTGAACCGCTAAGTCGCCGTCTCTGGTTCGTCTCCACGGACCATGAGCGACCGAGCATTCGACTTCCTTACCCGAAACGACCGCCCCGAGAAACCGCGCGAGCGAGGTATCACCGAGATTCGCGGGCCGTACTACGACCCGATGGGGAAACGCGAACTGCGCGACATCCTCGAAACCGTCGGCCGATACGTCGATATCTACAAGTTCTCCGGCGGGTCGTTCGCGTTGATGGACGAGGAACCGCTTCGAGAGCTCATCGACACCTGCCACGAGTTCGACGTGGAGGTGTCCACCGGCGGGTTTATCGAGCGCGTCCTCGTACGCGACCAGGGGCACGTCGACGACTACCTCGCCGCCGCCGAGGAGTACGGGTTCGACATCGTCGAAATCTCGTCGGGGTTCCTCGCCATCGACGCCGACGACCTGGTCGCGCTGACCGAGCGCGTCCAAGAGTACGACATGAAGGCAAAACCCGAGGTGAACGTCCAGTTCGGCGCGGGCGGTGCGTCGAGCGTCGAGGCACTGGAGGAGGAGGGCGCAATCGACCCCCAGCAGGCCGTCGACGAGGCGAACCGCCACCTCGACGCGGGCGCGTACAAGGTGATGGTCGAATCCGAGGGAATTACCGAACGCGTCCACGACTGGCGAACCGACGTCGCGTTCGCCATCGCCGAGGGCGTCGGCATCGAGAACTGCGTCTTCGAGGCGGCCGACCCCCCTGTTTTCGAGTGGTACGTCAAGAACTTCGGACCGAACGTCAACCTGTTCGTCGACAACTCCCAGATCGTCGAGTTGGAGTGCATGCGCTCGGGACTCTGGGGGAAGAAGGGGACGTGGGGACGTATCGCGTCGTACGCCGGGCCGGACGCCGACGAGTAGCCGTCGGACCGACGGTTCTCGGACCGGCAAGTCTCGAACCGGCGGGTCTGTGACCGACAGTTCGGCGAGGGAACCGTTCAGGCGACCCAGCCGTCGACGACGAGTTCACCGACCTGTTGTTCCCAGTCGTCGAACTCGACCGAACAGTACGGGCTCCGCGAGAGATGGGTCGGAAACGTCTCGACGCCGCCGTCGAGCGCCGAGAGACAGAACGGGCAGCGGGACGGGTCCTCCCACGCGTGGGTGAGATGCGAGATGTGAGGCGCGTGCACAGATCCGAGATGACCGCGGGGGGTAGTTATACCCCGACGGTTCGCATCGAAACGTTATACCCCGACGAGTGACCCCACTCTACATGAACTATCTGCCGTGGGCACTCTTGGCGCTCGTCACCTACACGCTGGTCGCGCCGCTGATGAACTTCGCGACGACCGGCAACTCGGCGGTGCCGAGCAACGTCGCGACGCTGATGTCGAACACGATTCTCGTCCTCGTCACGCTCGGACTCGTCGCGTTCACCGACGAGAACGCGGTGAGCTACATCGCGCACCCGAAGTCGCCGTACGTCTATATCGCCGGTCTCTGTCTCTCCATCGGCATTCTCTCGTACTACCGAGCGCTCTCACTCGGCGACGTGAGCGTCGTCACCCCCGTCTTCGGTATGTTCCTCGTGACGAGTTCGGTCCTCGGAATGCTCTTTCTGAACGAGTCGGTCACCGCGCGCAAGGTCGCCGGAATCCTGCTCGCCGTCGTCGCCGTCTACCTCGTCTCCGTCGAGTGAGTCCGCTCGGCGCACTCCGTCGGCGGTGCGGAACTGCGCTCCTCCCCATCCGTGCATACGTCAGTAAGGATACCTCCCAATATATCTGGAAAGGTATACAGAAATACAGGAGGCTATCCACGGAGATGCGGCCGAGCGAACCCGCTCACGGAGCGCTACTGCTCCGCGCGGATCGATTCGAGCGTTCCCCGAGCGTTCTCGACGGCGGTCTCGCGTTTGGCCGGATACGCTTCGACCTTCGCGCGGAGCGTGATTCCCTCGCCGAGTCGCACGTCGCCTTTGAACGCCGCCTGCTTGTCGAGGCGGACGAAGAAGGAGCAGTTGTCGTCGACCCTGTCATCGAGTTCCGCGAGGAGGCGGTCGAGTTCGTCGAGTTCGCTCAGTCGCGAGAGCACGTGTCGAAGGTCGTCAGCCTTCTCGACGCGCGTCGAGAGGATGACGATTCGGTCGCCGTGGTAACCCGTGTTCTCGACACGCTCCAACTCGAACTCCTCGGGGAGAAACGTCCGAAGCGCCTCCTCCACCCGCTTCTCGTCTTCGGTCGCGTAGCAGAAACTCCGCAGGTCGATGTAGTGAAACGGAACGCTCGCCATGGTC from Haloprofundus halobius includes:
- a CDS encoding Lrp/AsnC family transcriptional regulator, which codes for MDDRREILELLLSNAREDTTDLARQTGLDEETVEECIESLETDGVVRGYQAIVDWSRLDEEHVQAEIELNVELDRETGYDDISQRIAKFPQVASLRLISGDYDFAVSVEGDSMHDVSRFVAEQIAPIPEVTQTVTHFVMETYKERGVSFGEKDDDDRLSISP
- a CDS encoding pyridoxal phosphate-dependent aminotransferase, which codes for MRIADRVERVPPSGIRRFFELAEEKEEVISLGVGEPDFSAPWAARTAAIDSLERGRTSYTANRGMRELRAEIADHVRRYDLDYDPDEEILVTTGASEALDVAMRAFVDPGDRVAVHQPSYISYVPGVVFAGGDPLAVPTRPENDFALTYEDLANAGAEDAEVLMLCYPNNPTGATMSRSELAEVAEFAVEHDLMVLSDEIYAALTYEGEHTSIATLPGMRERTVVFNGFSKAYAMTGLRLGYALGPPEAIRAMNRIHQYSMLSAPTTAQYAALEALQSCGEAVVEMRDQYDRRRRFVLSRFDEMGVECFEARGAFYAFPYCGGDDERFAEELLRQEDVAVVPGSVFGTGGEGHLRISYATGLDELRTAMNRIEAFVDAR
- a CDS encoding RNA-binding protein; translated protein: MASVPFHYIDLRSFCYATEDEKRVEEALRTFLPEEFELERVENTGYHGDRIVILSTRVEKADDLRHVLSRLSELDELDRLLAELDDRVDDNCSFFVRLDKQAAFKGDVRLGEGITLRAKVEAYPAKRETAVENARGTLESIRAEQ
- a CDS encoding EamA family transporter; the protein is MNYLPWALLALVTYTLVAPLMNFATTGNSAVPSNVATLMSNTILVLVTLGLVAFTDENAVSYIAHPKSPYVYIAGLCLSIGILSYYRALSLGDVSVVTPVFGMFLVTSSVLGMLFLNESVTARKVAGILLAVVAVYLVSVE
- a CDS encoding phosphosulfolactate synthase, with product MSDRAFDFLTRNDRPEKPRERGITEIRGPYYDPMGKRELRDILETVGRYVDIYKFSGGSFALMDEEPLRELIDTCHEFDVEVSTGGFIERVLVRDQGHVDDYLAAAEEYGFDIVEISSGFLAIDADDLVALTERVQEYDMKAKPEVNVQFGAGGASSVEALEEEGAIDPQQAVDEANRHLDAGAYKVMVESEGITERVHDWRTDVAFAIAEGVGIENCVFEAADPPVFEWYVKNFGPNVNLFVDNSQIVELECMRSGLWGKKGTWGRIASYAGPDADE
- a CDS encoding energy-coupling factor ABC transporter permease produces the protein MQAFVFGDGGMLAVGANVWNMAIVEAYVGYGVYRLLAPRSESLAMVVGGWVGIAAAAASASVQMGLSPAFGGELLAVMTVMVAGHAALGVGEGVLTLVGVRLLNRAGVERETVLTGGVRA
- a CDS encoding PDGLE domain-containing protein — translated: MSAESLRHSEWQRRSLVGLFGLAVLAPAFGWAASKTGYAEPMENAAEAVGAASAPTTASILSGYTLPGAGPHVGTFGAALLGTTLTLGLAVGFARLLAKTE
- a CDS encoding MmgE/PrpD family protein yields the protein MTTTAELVDFALDLSYDDLSEETRDALKRRILDSVGIAVGAMGSETTEKIRRTVESMNDDGGCRLWGSDRYASPPDAAMLNTALVRYLDYMDSYLAPGETPHPSDNIAAVLACGELADASGEELLTAIGVSYEVQGALGYTAPVRARGWDHVTHTVISAAAGAAKILGLEREQFRNAIGIAATAHNALRVTRTGGINEWKGVASANAARNAVYSVLLARDGLEGPVDVFEGQKGWKQVISGEFEVEYTPAERVHDVMAKKYVAETYAQSAIEAVVELTAVEDIDPTDIDAIRLDTFAGAKLIIGGGEGSRYEVERKAQADHSLPYMLAVAALDGEVTTAQYTPERIGEGDVQRLLQRVEVREDPELTDRFETGEMPAVVELDVGDETYRIERDEFPGHPNDPMLWAQVTEKFETMTRERYEADHRQRIVETVRTLEDADAAELVSLLD
- a CDS encoding DUF7501 family protein yields the protein MHAPHISHLTHAWEDPSRCPFCLSALDGGVETFPTHLSRSPYCSVEFDDWEQQVGELVVDGWVA